A window of Salvia splendens isolate huo1 chromosome 8, SspV2, whole genome shotgun sequence genomic DNA:
TAGAGAAACTCGACTGGAGAACTCCTTGATCTGCCAGCCACAGCAAAGGAACATTCATGGCCGCATATTTGGAGGGTTTCTTATGCATAGAGCGTTTGAGCTAGCCTTTTCAACAACTTATGTTTTTGCAGGAATGATGCCATCCTTTCTCGACACCATGAAcacattcttttttttaatggttaaatgaacataaatttaaaggctGTGCCACGGAGGACTTGAACCTGAGACCTTTTGGCTTCGGGCATTATTAACCTCTCTACCGCTTGGCCAACTCACACACACCATGAACACATTCTTAATCCTTATTGAGCAAGTGACTCTGTGTTGGTGATGTAGGTGGATGTTGGAGACTTTTTGCGGTTCAAGTATTGTGTATTGTATACAGAAAGCGAGAGATCGGATCAGCCCTTAATCAATGTGGAAGTCGTGGCACACGTTACGAGGCCAGAGTTAAGGTCTAGTGAGGTATGCTTGCTCCTCTGGTTAATGAGCTTAACTGCCTAGGTTTAATGACTAGTTAACGTTGCTGCAAGCAAATGATATATACATGGCTGAAAAAATTCACATTTGCTTATATATTTACTAAAATGATTTTACATGTTCAACAAGAACCCCCATGTACCATGTTCAATGATTTAGTTTTCAATCTGTCAGCTGAAATACAATTAAATGGGAATTGTGATTGTTTCTGATTCAGGTGTCAAATAGGTTTTACTACACGTTCACGGTTAGACACGAGGCAAAGGCTAAGAACAATGGAGTTAGGATCAGAAAAGTGGTTCCAGCAACAGAGGAGGAAGCACGCAGAATCATTGAGCGCATCGATGCTGATTCTTTGGATTCGTGATTTAAtcaaaaaaatcatacaaattGTTGCTGCGTTACTGCAATAGGGAATAGTTGCATCTTTAGATGTTTCATCTCTATGTAATAATCCTATCATGTTTCAGTTTATTCACTGAAAGAAAGGACATGAATTACATGCTATTGtaattcaaataaattattatatacgCATGAAACATCTTAATTGACAGTACTATTATATAGGCTCACGATTTACTATATCCAAATTGTTCAGAAATTTATAGATGAATTTCATGCAACTATGCATCAAAAAGTTGTATTAAGCAAGATTATGTCGAGCAGTTAAAAAAGCAACTTATCTCAAGAAACAAGTAATACTGCTCAAGAAACCATGCTTATTTACAGCAAGAATTCTGAAAACCAGTGTTTTTTACAGAGGAGAAATACAGACATCAACCTTTGACTGACTGAGGCCTTATATCGCTTGGAAGATTTTCTTGTTGTATATCTGTAACACATGAAGCTTCAAAATCTTTTACATTCATCTATATAATAAATACAAATGGTTAAAATGAATATGCTAGTACCTAATAAGGTTGCTAGGCACCATCCAGAAACCTAAGAAGATGCCACCACCACCTCATGTGAGAGCTAAACTAAGAACTCTCCTCGTCGGAGGAAGAGTGTGGCCGTTTATTTTCAAAACCCCCCACAACCTGCTGTAACATCGGGTTAACAGGCACTGGAAACTTGTAGGCGGAATTCACCACGGTTCGTTCATTTACCATTCCAACTTCCTTGCAGACCCGGTCCAAAATTGTTAGGAAGTCCCTCATCACCAAGAAAATTCTGAAAGGATGGGCCTCTTCCTTCACTGAATTTCCATGGAAATACTCAGTAATCTCCTTTACAAGAGACAGAGCAACGCTTTCTTGGGCTTGAATCCTAATAATTTCCTCCTCCGCCTTTTTCATGAAGCTGCTCATCGAGGCAGAAAACTTGTTGCTGCTGCTGTCTTCCAAGGACACTGCTTCAACCAATCTAACAACCTCTGATATATTTCCAATTCCTTTCGAAATTTTTGAGACATCGCTGCTCAGCACTTCTGCATCCATAGTAGCAGCTTTCTTTACATTTGATAACTCACCACTAAGGCTAGAAACAACTTGGAGGCCAAGCTTTCTGCATTTGGCATCATCACTTGTGTCAGTTGGCCCCCCACCAGATAGACGGGCACCCTCACTTTTTATTATCTCCTGAACAACAAAATGCAAGAGTGTAGTCTTCCCATCTGCTCCTTTGATATCAACAAGCTTGAGGAGTGTGTCTAGTTTGAAAGCATGTGCATCACCTCGATTTGTTCCCACATTCATGCGGTTTCCAGTCTTCAGCACTGCTTCAAGAAGCTTGAGGAACATCCTGCTCATCCTCAATTCTTCACAAGCTGCCTGTAATATCAAAAACTTCTTAGTTAACACCACAACTGCATGAACTAAAGATGAGGTTCCATTACAGATAATTAACCTAATGTTAAAAAAAAGGTCTTTCCTGGTTACAGCACAGAGAAAGTTGATGAACTGAATAGGCATAGCTAAGGTATTAGCATTTATCTGACATTAAAAGCAACCCAGGTCTCAAGAACAAACATAGCCTCTATCTAGCAGAATAACATCTTACTGATGAGAGTGTTTAGATCCAGACAACCTATTATTACTGGCGACTAATGAAGTAAATGGAGAAAGATATCATTATACCAGCAGGATTCTAGTACAGAACATAAAGTTATATACTACAGACAATCTCAGTCCAGACTGTAGCTATGGTGGGAGTAACATTCCTTCAATACTTGTGTCGAGCTAAATCTgtttactttttatatttgttgCCAAAAAtctgtaatatttttaaaaatgggtCTAAATAGTTGATGATTGAGTGAAATAATACCTCCAATGTTGCAAATGAATTTTTTAGGTATTCCACCTCATATTCAAAATTTGATATGTATAGCATTGCATCAATTCTTCTGAAAGCATGCGGTATATCAAGTACTGCCTTCAAAAATCTTTCAGCAGCGCCAAGCTTGGTTGACGAAACATCTTCATATTCTTTTAGCTTTCTCTCCTCTTCTTTAGTTGGTGCCATCTTCATTAAACTCTCAAGAAGCTCAGTACCAAGAATATCAGTATTGCCTGGATGAAAAGCAAGACGAGTTACTTAGGAAGAAGAAGGTTGGCTGATCTTCAAAGACAAGCACAGAGTAGAGACGAATAATATGATACTATTTCTCTATGGCATTTCGCTCTATTTCCATGGCTTCGTTGAGCCAGTTTCTTTCATTAGCATTAATCTGAATATGGGTATGGTTAATGGCTCAAAAGTTACAGTTTTAGCcaaccaaaaagaaaaactaataCTCTCATTCCAAGCCAACTTCGATTGCAGAGCATTACAAGCATCTGGATGCAAAATATTGCTATATGGAACTGCAGTTCtagaaagggaaaaaaaaacTTCCAACAATTTCTAGTTTTTGGCAAAAAAGAGTAGGcagatatataaatatacatatagtatatatgtaatatgtgtatgtgtgtatttaGAGTATTGCATGACTACCACCATCCCCCTTGCGTAAACCAAAAGATGCATACAACTTTCATAGGCtatcatgaaataaaatatcctATACGATTAGGTGGTGTAAGGAATGGCTCTAACTAATGTTAAAATCACAGAAAACATGAGGTTAAGAGTACCTTCAATAAGGCCCTCGCAAACCTCCTCTACCGTGACATTGAGCGCCCTAAACAAGATTGCAATGTTTTGCGCCTTCTTAGGATCAAGAACCCGGTTATTGTCTTGGCGAGGAGTGGGAAGAACATTCCACCTAGCTGCTTCCTTTGGAGTTGGTTTCGAAACATTTGCAACAAACAATGTTTCGATCATCTCCTCGTTCAATCTGCATTCCATGAACAAATCAGTCCATCAATTCAACTGAAAGTTAAAATCACAAAGAAGAGCATATATCTTTCGAGAAAAGTGAGAATGATCGTACTTGAACGAGCTACATTTCAGCTGATCCCACACCATTTCACGATCGGAGCTCGCCCTCACTTTATCCCAATGCAGTGGCTTCAATTTTGTTTTGGGAGTAGTATCCTCATTCCGCTGTACATCTTCAGTATTCTTCTCAACACTTTCTGTGACATTTTTAGGTAATTCCATTGGAGAAATCAATGTTGGACTTTCGGCGGCCATAGGTCTTAACGGAGAAGCCATGGATGGTGGTCTGGTGACGAGATTTTTGGCCGGTGGAGCTGGAGTTCTCGGACTATCCCAGACTTTACCTGCTACctgtggcggaggtggtggagggGGGACATAAGCTGCTGAACGTGAGGGAACAACaagaggcggcggcggtggaggtggaTGCGGTTTTGGAATGCTGATTTTCACCGGGGATTCCGTGTTCTGATCAGAGAAACTCGAAATCCGCGGAGATGACTCTTCGCTTCTCCTGGAGCATCTCTCCGGTGATGATGAACTTGGCGGCGATGGAGATGCGGATTCCTTACGCAACAAATCTCGCGGCGGAGGAGAGGACGTCGATTGCCTATGCAGCAGCGCAATATTCTGAATCTCAATCAGGTCAGGCGATTTCGGAATCGAATTCCTAGGGCTCAAACTGTTTCCTGGCGAAAGACTCAGCGAAATGGACCCTGACGGAGAGCCCCTGCCCGATCCAGAAGCCGAAGAAGAGTAAGTTGAGGAGGAATTCGAAGTCGAGCCGTTGAAATTCTCCACATCAATGGCAGCAAACGCTCTTCTAGAAGCTGATCCGGCGCCAATCGAACTTTCCCTACCGTTTAACGAGCCGTTGGGAGAGTAGAACtcctcatcttcatcatctctgCTCGACGCCACGTCAGCATTGTTCCGATAAATCCTGCGTGAATTCTGCTGCGCGTTCAACGGCGGTAATGGGCGGAGCTCCGGCGAATCCATTTTCCTCGGATTCAAAGTGCGATTGTCGGCAGGGGCGCTAATGCTTCCATTGTAGGCAATGCCGCCgccggcagcggcggcagcatgTGAATTGACCAAAGTGCCGAGGTACAGGAACTCTGAGCTGGTCTGTGAAGGCCTCTGAAGCTTCGGAATATGGCGGTTATCAGGAGCACCGCGGAATATGGTGGCGGTAGTGGTTGTGCTGTCGGATCTATGCGATTTAGCGTGGTCGTGCGCGGACGATCTGTCGATTCTCCTGCGCTTGCGGAAGTGGATGAAAACGGCGAGGGCGAGGATGACGACGGCGGCGGAGACGGCAGCAACAGCGACGGCGATGAGCTTGGCTGAGGCGGATTtggagtgggggaggttgagagAGGTGATGTTGGCGGGGAAGGAGGCAAGGGAGGTCGGGGAGGGGGGCGGAGGGGGAGAAGGATCGGAGGGGAAGAATGGAGTGTTGGTGTTGTTGGGGGTATTAGTGGAAAAGGGGTATTTGGGGGTGGGTGGTGGCGGTGGGGAAGGGGTGGGCGGCTCAACTGGGGGAGGGGAATCCTCCGGGAAGAATGGCTGGTGAAGAATGCGGCGGCGGTGGACGGCGGCGGTGGCTGAGGGGCTGCTCAGCCAGGACAacaagaagaggaggaggaggatgctGAAGGAGGGCATTGATTTCTCTTGTGTGTGTATGTCTGTGTGTgtgggtgagagagagagagagtaaatgCGAGATTTGAGGGTGGATGAATGTGAGAATATGACAATATCCAGTCACATTGcacacacagagagagagagagggatgcTACATCAACACGGTGAGATGAGAGTGAGTGAGAGTGTGGGATGGGAAGGAAGGGATACAGATACTGTAAATAATTGAGGaggaataattaattaattaatactactagtaaataAAGAGGTAAATAATTAGGAAAGGAGTAATGTTTTTGCATGAATGAACTAATTAAGCCAGCTAAGACTCAGCTGTGCACCTTCTACGTCCAAAGAGTATGCTTCCTGCGTGACGTCACTACCAATTATGATTCTCTAACTTCGCATtacataaatatttaataagtTGTTAGCACTCCctctaaaagaaataaaaatgtcGTTCCACTTTAATCATATTCCCTACCGACACTAAAGTTACCCATAATTACACAACCAACCATCTTCAAGTTGAACCGGACCCAAGACTAATTTCATTCAAAATTCAGCCACAAACAACTTACTAATTCAATCTAAAAATTCATCAAAACAAGATTAAATATTACACCCCACGAATAAAATACAGTAATCACTTGGTCCTCATATAACAATAACACACATGAAGTAGTGCATATGCAATTTCGATGTATTTGGTGAGGAAACTAATTcgccttttttttatcttaaattGACTGCACTGTCAATCAAAACATAAATGGTCACAACCACCGACCAACTCGTTTTTTATCCCAAACTACTGTGGTTGTTTTCATTCAAGGTTcctaaataatttgattttccAATGatcaaattatataattgtgCTGCTAGTTGAAAAGTGgcgatgagttgaggacgttgaggtcgttgtccgaaccagctatcccaaaatacgcgtgccaaatccaaagcccgtaatcagctacggcctccaggatcatcgtgggattctttcccttgtagccggacgtgtagaaccccttccaggctgcgggacagttcttccactcccaatgcatacaatctatgctgcctaacatacccgggaacccatgctgactcccgtgcatccgcaacagatcttggcagtcttcgggggtaggcgttcggagatactgatcaccgaatacttctatcactcccagacagaaattcttcagacattgcagggcagtcgtctcaccgatgtggagatactcgtcccacatgtctgccgcgcctccgtaggccaactgccggattgccgcagtgtacttttgaataggtgtgtggccgggtctgccagtcgcatcgtgcctgaagcggaaatacagatatcgagactccaatgcgttgacaatacgcataaacaggtccctgctcatcctaaaacgacgcctgaaaaggttggcgttgaaccgaggctcctgtgtgaagtagtcttcgtataggcgctgatgtgcagctacgtgatcccgatcaatcacactgcggcggtggaccactgggggaggtcgaggtatcgccggctgcaaggccctttccatccattggtttatcgcgttggtcgtataggcgtccaacgcttcggccattcgacgttcgtactcctcagcatcccctccgctaccaccactaccaccaccagcgttactcatttcgcgttgttgctcttgtacataaattaagatagagagagtactcgttaaaaaaagtggtgcgaatgaaaatgacgagcaaagcgcgtatatatagtgtttcggaaaaaaaaattttaaatttcgcgctaggcggtgcgctgggcgatccgggcgctgcaatagcgccgagcggatcgcccagcgctgcgcggtttctctctccattcgcccgctgggcgactgcaatagaccgcccagcgccggtgctcggctgggcggtcggctgagcggcattgtggatggtctaaataatttgattttccAATGatcaaattatataattgtacATTCTTTTGTCCCATTATGCGGAATGTACACTTCCGCAATATAAGAACAATCTCTACTGCTGACCTTTTGGCCTAAATCTAGGCACATATCACGAGACAATAAAACATCCCACATTTTTTGCATATTAAATTGTGGCCCCAAAATACATTTATAATACAGAAACatcataattgaattatatcccCCACATCATAGATTATTTCTCTTAACAGCACAACTTTTGTGAGTGAAATTACTTGTGGTAAAATACTGAATGCACTTTATAGAATAATTGGGTAAAAATGGGCGATACATTTTTGTAGAATAAACAAGCATGCAGCTTCTAAggaagtagtagtagtagtagtatctaATTAGGTTATGGCATATAtcgttattattattataagcTTTTTTTGTTAACCTTTTCCCTAACTTTTTCTTAAGTTGCTTATTTATTGTATCCTGTTGTGGTGGATGTGGACGTGAACATGATACAGATCATTCTCTATTCTTTTATAGCAAATCTTGATTGAGAATTCAAAATTAGCAAATAAATAATGCGATTGGTTTcatgtaattaatttaaatttataggctacaaagagaagaagaaataaCTCTGTATTCCAATTAGTATATGAATAATGACATGATGAAATGGAATTAATTCGACATAAGTTAATTACTCTCTATAATACTTCGTCGATCTTTCCcctttaataaaattaatgtgtCATTATATACTTACTATGAAATTAATCTGTTctaaattttcattctccttTAATTTGAGTTTATGAGACCAAGTCAGTGATTGTCAGATATCTATAAATTCAGAAGCAGATGACCCTTCTTTTGGCTTTGTTTTGGGTAATGATTTACTTAAAAATCAATGAAGAtcgtaatttttatttatagcaCTTAAGAACTTAATTAAATtctccattcacacacatacaACCAGTTAACAAGTACTAATTGACACTTCACCAGATTGTTTGACTACTCttatgataattaatttaaagcATAAAATATTTCAGCTTAATGATATTCATCATCTATATTAGAATGAAACACTAATACGAATTTCAATAATGCGTGAATATATTAACTGAAAGTAGCTGTAAATATAAAACTATTAATATACGGAGTATTTTCTTACCTGTCAAGTAGCTCACTAAAAAGTTGCAACATGAAATAAATGACCATATAAAAACTCCTAAATGAATAAAAACTTTCTATAAAACATACACACACTATGTTGCGTCTGAATGCAGTTGTTCTAATTAAATTGTAATTAAAAGTTGATGAGTCTTAAAACAAATTCGAGTATAGACAAAACTCATCTAGAAGCATAGCCTATCTATTGAAATTCGAACACATTTTACACTTTGAAGTTATAAATTCAACTTATATAAGTCGAAAATATATCATTTAATAGAGTTAAGTCAACGGAATTTGGCTGCTTTTTCTCGTCTTCACACGTGAGAATTTCACAAGTACTCGATCGGAACTTGAAGTAAATTTAAGTCTATAAATCATTtgcttgaattattttaatataatagtaatattgtAAAGTTTTAATCATGTTACCACTTACCACAGATCTACAGTGACTGAGTTAATCGTGGTTCGGGTAAATGAATAATAGAGTAATTATAGTCTTGTGATTACTACGGGAACAAAAAAGTGTTAAAAATTATTCATAAAAGAAACTAGTGGTGTTATAGTATTACTATATTCTTACTTTTTTGAGACAAAGATATTACTGCAGTCTACTCCTATGTCACAACCTTGGAATATGGGATGCATAAATTTTTCATATCTAATTATTTTTAGAGTAATGCTAAATGATCATATTATGGCTAGTCATAatcttaaaatatttttaaactttTGTGCAATTAATGTTTAATAGTTGAAATTGATGCATCTAGagagtaataattttttaaagacTAATCTATCctcaaatattaaatactttatgtagtagaatatggagtatttatttacttatgTAGTAgtagaatatggagtatttaacaATATACTTTAGTTatataattgaattatttttatcaattttaactATTCTaatctttaattattataaaattatttagtaATCAACATGCACTTATTTGTAATCAAACACGTACATATTTTGATTATTCAAAACGAGGTAATAAAAATTATTCAGATTATTTAATAGTATGtactgaataattaaatttgaatccTAATAAATATATTCCCGATATTTCAATTCTATTATTAGTGAGTATTTATGTTTAAATTCActtgtttaataaaataatttaattatactatatattatttaCTTTATATGGCAGCCGAAATATTTACTCTATATACTTTATTAGTGATTATTTACTTTATatactttattttaatatatttagctattaatatatctttattatttaaaaatcttctgtcccgtgcatagcacgggtggtaaAACTAGTACTACATGTAAATACAACAGTGTATTGATATAAAAGCAATTCAAATAGTTATACTATAGATTAATTTACTGATAATTTATAGTGAAATTgatactataataataataataacaataataataataataataatttatcaaaataattcaaatataattatttactatattttaaaatttataattaattttaaatataatatatatacatttaacCTTGGTGTTACTATATCACAGACTACTCACTAATAAGGAAATGTAATTCCACATTGTCATCACAACCTACTCACTATTTCTCCCTCTTTATTCCTAAATATGCTATaccataataaaaataaaaataaagtagtaaAAAAGTTGAGTAACAAATTACTCTAAAAAAAGAatggaacaaataaattaaaaagaaactaCAATTAAAGACTAAGGGTAGTATTGTCAACTGAATTAAGCATTAAATGagacaattaaattattaatatccaAATATACCTATATTTACTGAAATGTCATTTATGGccagccacattatggccatgtAGCACTACTCTTATTTTTATTACAGTTCTACAACCCTATTATCATACACTTTCTTGATTATGTACGACTCCAACCACTTAGATCTCAATTTTTCATTAGAAGGAAAAAGTTTTGAATCATATAGAAGAACAACATACCCAATTCCCCAAGCATAATTCTTTTTTACTTCTCATGCTTCGCCTTCATTGCAAAATTGTCAAGCTCATTGAGATGAATACAATATTCCTCTCCTGCTTTCAAGAAGTCCAAGTCTAATATGATTTGTCCTTCACCAGTTCGTATGGAAGATGACATGATTTTCCAAAAAAAGATAAGCAGATATACCTATTTGAGTTTGGTAGGCCGTTGGGTAGGTTCATAAGGCGTCATTAAGACGTGAAGATCAATCCTTCCAATTTGTACTCACCCTCTTTTGTAGCACTTGCTTGATTTCTCTATTGGCTACCTCTGTTTTGCCCATTATTTAGCTTATGCATGGTACCGTATGGTCACTCCATATTTTGCAAGCACATTATCCAACCACTTGATGTTAAATTATGATCCATCACTCACAAGAGCACCTGGGTCGTCAAATCGAGTGTAGATGTTCTTTCTTATGAAGTCGGTCACCATCTTTGAATCATTGGTTTAGGTACGAATTGCTTCAAACTCATCTTGAGACATACTCCAAATTCAAAACATGCAAACTATACAAGTTTctaaaaaaaacataggaaaATAGCCCATGGAATATATCCTGCATACATAAATAATTCTAGTGATTGTGATCTCTTTCTATTTAGAAATTCTTTTTAGTCCGTTGACACTCATTGCATTGAAGAACGAATTAATTAGACATTTTCTCAGTAAATGTCTTAATTTAATTGAAGTTTAGTTATTTTCCGAAATTACACGACATTAAGACGGATTTAATTGGCgagatgttttttttatttatgaagtTAATGATTCGAGTTAATTACATAGGTAAATGGTAAATCATTATAGAAACTTTCAGAAAAATGCAAATGTGTGtattattgttattttccaaaatTAATCCTTAGAAACACAAGCACTTGTAACGATAGGAAGAATCAAccaaactaataaaaaattaattcgaACACCAGACTGAATAATAGTGCAAATCACTCAAGTCAAATTAGGGAGTAGTAATAacataacaataacaataacaataaaagCAAAAACACTAAAAAAACTGTAGAAACAAAAAACACATGCATGTTAATTCTAGAATCTATTATAATCACATAATTTGGCAATCGCTTCATTAAGTAAGACGACTATGTTgccaataaataatttgattttatctTTTCCGAGGAAAGACTACATAATTCCATTTTGAAGAAGGTGAAAAGTTAATAAGTCAAGAAAGAGTGAAGGGTGAAAATCAGTTAATAAGTTAAGAAAAGTGAAGAgtgaaaatcaaataaaatgtgTACACGCCATAGTTCGTACCATGGTAGTAGCACCGACACTTCgagttaagaaaaaaataataaataatgtggAGTAATATAGTTTGGACAATGAACGTTGGAATATGTTGAGATCTTTGACTCATAATAATGTGGGGAATTTTCCAAAGTGTCTTTTCTACTCAACTattgtataaaataataatactagtaaattatcatgtttttattttaaaattatgttatTCTTTTATGTCGACAGTGCCCCTCGCATAAATCTATTCTTTTTCTAGCTTTTCTAGTTTTAACGTTATAATAACTTTTGCTTTAAATGAACTTTACACTAGGTAACGTTGTCCTCTTTCACCTAAATTTTTTAACATATGATAAGAGCCATCCCCAAAATAAAAACATGATATATTTGGCAGaaggaaaaataatattttactattttaatgGAAAAATGTTAAATTTGAGATTAAATATATGCGGAGGTATTTCATCTATCAAATATTAGCAAATAGTATGATcctattatttaattacatgAATATTTTCTTTGGAGCGTCATTATGCTAGCTAAAATATCCATTACTTACAGATACTTCATCAATATTGTTATGTATAATTCCATGCATGTGAAGGTGGCCAAAAGCGACACCATTTTTACCTTATACATGAGTGGGACTTTGTAACAACATGGCATTATTTTAAGATATGGGGAcactttttaaataaattgcTGCTGAATAATTtgttatataaataataaaatatttttagttgttATGGAAAGAGAACGTGGACTGAATGTGGAAAAATActatgataaataaataaatagtactatattaatAGCCAATATGCACCAAATTAATGCAGGCCATTTTGTCTCTTCATTGGAACAGGAAAACCCAAATTGTGGCCGACAAAATTTAGTAGTAATAAACTACACCATATAGTTGTTTATAAAGAAACGGAATCGATGCGCATTACCTCTTTTTCATAAAATagtaaattaaagaaaatactaCTATCTCCGGCATGAAAGTTTGTCTCAATTTACTATTTCGATTTGTTcctgaaaatttgtctcatttcactttttatcatttttttatagtggactcatatcccactaactcattcctactcacattttattataaaactaatatataaaaatagaacccacatttcactaacttttttcaactcacttttcattacacttcttaaaactcatgccagGTCAAAatgggacaatatttgggggacggaggtagtaaaaTTTTAGAAACAATTCTAAATATAATATGTTCGGATTTTAGCTCTGTTAGGATGGGAGCGGAAGGTTACTAATTTAGAACGCATTTGgacttttactttactatatatttaatttatgtgaATATGTTCAAGTAGTCACACAATTAATTTCAAACTATAcacttaattatataaaaatatcctGTTAAATTTCCGTAACATTTTGTTAAGCTTGATCAAATAAACAGATTCACTTTTTAGGAgatactagtataattttttactaATACTTTAACATGCATGGAAACCGAATAAAAATTTTAGGAtatgtaaaaaaaatgcaaCTTTTTTTGTCGGAC
This region includes:
- the LOC121744227 gene encoding formin-like protein 1 — encoded protein: MPSFSILLLLFLLSWLSSPSATAAVHRRRILHQPFFPEDSPPPVEPPTPSPPPPPTPKYPFSTNTPNNTNTPFFPSDPSPPPPPSPTSLASFPANITSLNLPHSKSASAKLIAVAVAAVSAAVVILALAVFIHFRKRRRIDRSSAHDHAKSHRSDSTTTTATIFRGAPDNRHIPKLQRPSQTSSEFLYLGTLVNSHAAAAAGGGIAYNGSISAPADNRTLNPRKMDSPELRPLPPLNAQQNSRRIYRNNADVASSRDDEDEEFYSPNGSLNGRESSIGAGSASRRAFAAIDVENFNGSTSNSSSTYSSSASGSGRGSPSGSISLSLSPGNSLSPRNSIPKSPDLIEIQNIALLHRQSTSSPPPRDLLRKESASPSPPSSSSPERCSRRSEESSPRISSFSDQNTESPVKISIPKPHPPPPPPPLVVPSRSAAYVPPPPPPPQVAGKVWDSPRTPAPPAKNLVTRPPSMASPLRPMAAESPTLISPMELPKNVTESVEKNTEDVQRNEDTTPKTKLKPLHWDKVRASSDREMVWDQLKCSSFKLNEEMIETLFVANVSKPTPKEAARWNVLPTPRQDNNRVLDPKKAQNIAILFRALNVTVEEVCEGLIEGNTDILGTELLESLMKMAPTKEEERKLKEYEDVSSTKLGAAERFLKAVLDIPHAFRRIDAMLYISNFEYEVEYLKNSFATLEAACEELRMSRMFLKLLEAVLKTGNRMNVGTNRGDAHAFKLDTLLKLVDIKGADGKTTLLHFVVQEIIKSEGARLSGGGPTDTSDDAKCRKLGLQVVSSLSGELSNVKKAATMDAEVLSSDVSKISKGIGNISEVVRLVEAVSLEDSSSNKFSASMSSFMKKAEEEIIRIQAQESVALSLVKEITEYFHGNSVKEEAHPFRIFLVMRDFLTILDRVCKEVGMVNERTVVNSAYKFPVPVNPMLQQVVGGFENKRPHSSSDEESS